The nucleotide sequence CCCAGCCCGAGGAGGGCAAGCGTTTTACCCTCAAGCTCCATGGAGATAACACGGTCACGAAAATCATAATCAGCTACATGAGCAGCCTCATTGCTTGCCACCAGATTTCGTCCCAAGGCAATGATAAAGCCCAGAGTCATCTCTGCTACCGTATTGGAGTTGGAGATAGCACCATTGGTGACCCAGATACCCAATTCTTCGGCCCTCTTCAGGTCAACCTTGTCTACTCCAACCCCATGACGGGCGAGCACTGTAACCCGCTTTGCTGCCTCCAGGATATCAGCATCATAGGCTTCATTGCGAAAGAGTACCGCATCAACATCTTGAATATCGGCGAGCAAGGAAGCCTTATCGGTTCCTCTTCCCATGCGAATGGAATAACCACGTTCGATGAGGAAGTCCTTGCCCTCTTCAGCAACATCCTGGGGGATCAGTACCACGGGTTTCATCTGCGCTCCTTTTTATTGTTATCGTAGAGAGGCAACCAATTCGACGGCACTCTCCCAAGAACGTATGAAACTATCCCTGAAGTACATCACAGGTCCATAGTGTTCAAATTCCTCTACAGTCAAACCGCCTTCCTGGAAAGCCTGGTTAAACTGGGGAAGCTTGTTCTGCAACTGGTCAAGCACCATTGGCTGTACAGGATTGAAAAGACGGGAAATGACCGGCTTATCTTCCTTGATAAGCTCATCACAGCTGCCCTTCCAGTTCATGGTCACACAGACATCCCCACCAACCATCTCGTAGAAGTCATCAAGGGTACGTGCACCCCCAGAGATGAAGCCCATCTTGTAATTATGGTCATGATTCAACTGGTAGACCTTCTTTGCGATAACCATTCCTGCCTGATGCAACACATCGGCGTTGATGTCGATATTCTTTTCCTGTACATCCCTTCTCAACCACTCGTTGAAAATTCCGGTGATCAGGGAGAAATACATGACTGGTCTCTTTCCTGTCTGCTCAAATACACGCTGGTAGATCTCGCCCAAGGCAATCACCTGATCGACTCCCATCACCTCTGTGGCGTTTATCGGAGTTCCTTCAGAGAGAAGAATCTCCAACGCTTTCAGACCACTCTCGGTTGCAGGAATCTTGATCATGATATTGGGATTCATCTCCCGATTCAGGCGGGCTTCATCCAGTATGACCTGGTAATCTTCTTCATGAATGGGATCACCCTGGATACTGACATACCCAGCCTCCCCATGTGTACGGTTGTACACATCCATGAAAATATCAGAGACTCCCTTGATCAACTTTCGCTGGAGTGTGCAGATGACCTGATTATCATCATCACTCTCCTGCATTGTCTCCCTAAGCAGACTGGTCGCATACTCCTTCTCCACTGGATGATTAAGCATCTTCCAGACATACGAAGGATTCTGCGTGCACCCTGAGGCACCAGCAGAAATTCCCAGCTGAGCCTCCTCACGGCTTACATTATTTACCCAGAACTTTGTAGGAGTCAGTGCTGCTACACGCTTAAAATAATCCATATCTTACCTCTTTCCTTAAAATCCTGCTTCCTTGAACTTCTTCACATTACTTCTGGCCAACGCTCCCAAGGAGAGCGTGTCTGACATGCAGGTCACGATATGCACACCCTGCTGAAATTTTCTCTCTGCAGCATCCCAGTCTGGCGCGAGGGCCATCAGGTACTTGTCGGAGGCAAGTGTCTTTGCCTCAACCTCAGCCAAGGCAGCCTTCGCCTCTGGGGCTTGGGCATTACCGAGAAAGCCCAGATTGGTTGCAAGGTCCACAGGCCCCACCATGATCCCATCGAATCCATCAAGCTTGAGAATCTCATCAAGATTCTCCATTCCCTTGGGGGATTCAATCATCAGGAACAACATCACCAGGTCATTGGCTTTGGTAAAGTAGGAAAGCGTATCATTTCCGTAGTGTGCTGCACGTGTACTGCCAGCAACACCACGGATACCCGTTAAGGGATAGCGAACCGCTGCGATGGCTGCCTTTGCTTCTTCCACCGTCTCCACGTTGGGCACAATAATTCCATAGGCACCTGCATCGAGAATTCTCTTTATTGTGACAAAATCATTCCAGGGCGCCCGTACAAACGGAACAGCAGGATAGCCATTCATCGCCTGAAACTGGGTGACCAAAGTCGAAAGATCAACCGGAGAGTGCTCCATGTCAATTACAATTACATCCATACCTGCATCTGCCAATACTTCAGTTGTGATGTTACTGGCAGCCTGTGCCCAGGCGGCAAGCACTTGCTTGCCTACCTGAAGCTTTTCTTTTGCGTCGTTACAGTTCTTCTTGATCATTTGTTCTCATCCATTGCCCGATTTTTCTTCTCCAACTCAGCTGCTCGTCTGTTTGCCCGTGGGAGCAGTATTGCAAACGCAACGGTAAGAAGAAGGAAGAATAGGCTGTCAAAATTGGTAATAAACACCATCGGATTGCCACTGGAAAGTGTCAGGGACGTCCTCAGGTACTGCTCACAGAGTGGCCCAAGGATAACCGCCAAAATAAACGGCACATTGGGATAACCCTGCTTTTTCAGGAAATACATGACAATACCGATAGCCAAAGCCACACCCATCTGGAACGCAGAGTAGGTTGCTGCAAAGACTCCGAGTATTGCTATCAAGGCAATGGTACTATAGAGCACCAAGCGGTTGATCCGTACAATCTTCAGGTAATAGGGGCCAAACAGAAACAGGGAAATGGGCATCAATAGCGCTGCACTGATAAAGAGCGCCATATACATGGGTGCCATGACATGCATCTGTTTCACGAGCAAATCTGGACCAGGAACCACTCCATAGACCATCAAGACACCAAGGATGATTGCCGTTGTTCCGTCACCTGGGATACCCAAGGAGAGCATGGGAACCAAGGCACCACCACACATGGCATTGTTTGCAGTCTCAGCAGCAACAAGACCATCAATGGCATCTCCTCCAAAACGCTCGGGATGCTTGCTGACCCGCTTTGCCTCAACATAGGAGACAAACCCAGCCATGGAAGCCCCAGCTCCTGGAAGCACACCAATGATGTACCCAGTGAAAGCGCTCTTCACGTAGGTAAGCCACCCAATTTCCCTCATCTCATGCAAGGATGGGAAAAACTCCTTTCGCTTGAACTTGACGGCATTTGCAATCGAGGTCATTTCACGATACTTCTCGTTGTTTACCGTGGACTGCACAAACAGTTCACTGATAGCAAAGGCACCGATGATCAGGGTGGTAAGGTCAATTCCCTCGATCAGGTTCGGGTTCCCAAAAGTGAACCGGGAAACCGATTTGAGAGGGTCCATACCTACAGTGGAAAGCATGATTCCCAAGGCCATGGTCAAAATGGCTTTCGTCCGCCTCTTCTCAACGATCACGATTACGATGAGCGCGAAGAGAATTAGGGAGAACTTTCCTGGGGTACGAATCTTCAGCGCAAGCTTGACCGCAAGAGGAGAGACGAAGATCAGGAGCAAAGCTCCGATCGCTCCTCCAATTGCAGAACCTATGGTTGCGTGTCCTATTGCCTTCGCACCCTTACCTCTCTGCATCATGGGATGCCCCTCGATACAGGTCATCAATGCCGAAGGAGCTCCAGGAATATTGATGGTAATAGCGGTAATACTCCCACTATAGATACCGGACATATACACGCCCATACACATGATAAGTGCATAGGTCATCGGCATGGTATAGGTCATCGGGAGCAACAGGACAATTGCCAACATGGACGTCAGTCCTGGAAGAGCTCCGAAGATGATTCCGATAAAGAATCCTATGGAAAGATACAACAGGGAGAGTGGCTGGAATACCACGGTGGTCCCTGCAAGAATTTGCAGTATTTGATCCATCATCTACCTCCAGATCTGCGGGAATCGAATATCAAAGGCGATAACATACATGATGTATACGAGGACTCCAATGATGAGGGAGTAAATGATCTTGCGGACAATGTGCTGTGGCTTATCATCAAAGATGAGCATGAATGCAAACACATACAGAGGGGCAAGCACCGTGAAACCAAGTATATCGAACAGGGCTACGAACACAGCCATGACGAGAACGGTAAGCAACGGTTTAATGCTCTTCTTCTGGTGCACTACCTCAGCTTTCTCCCCAATCTCCTTTTTCACTGCCTTAATGCCATCGTAGAGCTGTTTGATAGCTGCAGGGGTGGCGATCAAGAAGATGAAGAAAGGGAAGGATGATTCAGAGAGCAATCCTTTTACGACAGGGGGAGCTAACTGAAGGGCACTTATCACATAGACGATAAGGGCGATCTGCATAAGTAAGGGAACTAGTACCTTGCCTTGCAGATAGGGCTTAATGGTTTTCATAAGGAAGATACTCCTAACTAGGGCACGGCCTATGGCTCGTTGACTTAGACTTTTCATGGCCTACCGCATGGTTTAGGGCCATGCGGTAGGTACATTGTTTTTCAAAAAACTGAATTATGAGCTTAGATAATTCCCTGATCCTTCAATGCCTGGAGAGCAGCAGTTTCGCCGGCAATCTTGTTGTCGAGGAAGGTCTTCAACTCTGCACCACTCTTGAAGTCAGGAGAGACACCAACGGTGGCAGCCCAATCGCTGAACTCTTTGCTGGTTGCAGCTGCTTCGAAAGCAGATACGAGTTTAGCAATTGCATCTTCAGGGGTTCCAGCAGGAGCAGCAACAGTCAGGAATGAACCAGAGAGCAGGCTCTCGTCAAGTCCGAGTTCCTTTGAAGTCGGAACAGTGGGGAATCCACCATTGCGCTTGGTGCTGAACTCGATGATACCTACAGCATCTCCACTCATGAGCAGAGGAGCAAAGTCACCAAGACTGGTAATCGCTGCATCAACTTCCCCGTTGAGGATTGCTTCACGCTGCGGAGCAGAGCTCTGGTAGGAGATCAAATTGAACTGTACATCATACATGTCCTGAATCTTGAGAGCCAACAGGTTAACACGGCTGCCGATTCCCTGGTCAGCAACACGAATCTGTCCTGGATTTGCTTTTGCAGCAGCAATCAAGGCATCAAAAGTCTTGTAAGGTGAATTCTTGCCAACCATGATTGCATCGGGCTCCTGGGTGATCAGAGCAAAGATCTGGAGTTTTGCCAAATCATATCCCTTAATCAAACCAGTGAAAGGAGCATTGATGATCGAACCATAGTTGAGGTTACCAATGGTGTAGCCATTAGCTTTTGCACCCATCAACAAGTTAGGGCCTACTGCATCATCAGCACCTGGTTTGTTGACAAAGTAGATTGCAACACCAAGTTCTTTCTCTGCAAGCTGAGAAACTTTACGACTGATTGCATCAGTACCGCCACCAGCACCAGAACTTACGATGAACTCAACATCCTTGCTCGGATATTCTTCTTTGGTACCTTCTGCAAACAGAGCAACTGTTGTGAGCAGCAGGCAAGCGAGTAGTACAAGCAC is from uncultured Sphaerochaeta sp. and encodes:
- a CDS encoding aldolase/citrate lyase family protein; translated protein: MIKKNCNDAKEKLQVGKQVLAAWAQAASNITTEVLADAGMDVIVIDMEHSPVDLSTLVTQFQAMNGYPAVPFVRAPWNDFVTIKRILDAGAYGIIVPNVETVEEAKAAIAAVRYPLTGIRGVAGSTRAAHYGNDTLSYFTKANDLVMLFLMIESPKGMENLDEILKLDGFDGIMVGPVDLATNLGFLGNAQAPEAKAALAEVEAKTLASDKYLMALAPDWDAAERKFQQGVHIVTCMSDTLSLGALARSNVKKFKEAGF
- a CDS encoding tripartite tricarboxylate transporter permease, translating into MDQILQILAGTTVVFQPLSLLYLSIGFFIGIIFGALPGLTSMLAIVLLLPMTYTMPMTYALIMCMGVYMSGIYSGSITAITINIPGAPSALMTCIEGHPMMQRGKGAKAIGHATIGSAIGGAIGALLLIFVSPLAVKLALKIRTPGKFSLILFALIVIVIVEKRRTKAILTMALGIMLSTVGMDPLKSVSRFTFGNPNLIEGIDLTTLIIGAFAISELFVQSTVNNEKYREMTSIANAVKFKRKEFFPSLHEMREIGWLTYVKSAFTGYIIGVLPGAGASMAGFVSYVEAKRVSKHPERFGGDAIDGLVAAETANNAMCGGALVPMLSLGIPGDGTTAIILGVLMVYGVVPGPDLLVKQMHVMAPMYMALFISAALLMPISLFLFGPYYLKIVRINRLVLYSTIALIAILGVFAATYSAFQMGVALAIGIVMYFLKKQGYPNVPFILAVILGPLCEQYLRTSLTLSSGNPMVFITNFDSLFFLLLTVAFAILLPRANRRAAELEKKNRAMDENK
- a CDS encoding tripartite tricarboxylate transporter substrate binding protein — translated: MTTKRVLVLLACLLLTTVALFAEGTKEEYPSKDVEFIVSSGAGGGTDAISRKVSQLAEKELGVAIYFVNKPGADDAVGPNLLMGAKANGYTIGNLNYGSIINAPFTGLIKGYDLAKLQIFALITQEPDAIMVGKNSPYKTFDALIAAAKANPGQIRVADQGIGSRVNLLALKIQDMYDVQFNLISYQSSAPQREAILNGEVDAAITSLGDFAPLLMSGDAVGIIEFSTKRNGGFPTVPTSKELGLDESLLSGSFLTVAAPAGTPEDAIAKLVSAFEAAATSKEFSDWAATVGVSPDFKSGAELKTFLDNKIAGETAALQALKDQGII
- a CDS encoding tripartite tricarboxylate transporter TctB family protein, giving the protein MKTIKPYLQGKVLVPLLMQIALIVYVISALQLAPPVVKGLLSESSFPFFIFLIATPAAIKQLYDGIKAVKKEIGEKAEVVHQKKSIKPLLTVLVMAVFVALFDILGFTVLAPLYVFAFMLIFDDKPQHIVRKIIYSLIIGVLVYIMYVIAFDIRFPQIWR
- a CDS encoding transaldolase family protein — its product is MDYFKRVAALTPTKFWVNNVSREEAQLGISAGASGCTQNPSYVWKMLNHPVEKEYATSLLRETMQESDDDNQVICTLQRKLIKGVSDIFMDVYNRTHGEAGYVSIQGDPIHEEDYQVILDEARLNREMNPNIMIKIPATESGLKALEILLSEGTPINATEVMGVDQVIALGEIYQRVFEQTGKRPVMYFSLITGIFNEWLRRDVQEKNIDINADVLHQAGMVIAKKVYQLNHDHNYKMGFISGGARTLDDFYEMVGGDVCVTMNWKGSCDELIKEDKPVISRLFNPVQPMVLDQLQNKLPQFNQAFQEGGLTVEEFEHYGPVMYFRDSFIRSWESAVELVASLR